The Vibrio astriarenae genome contains a region encoding:
- a CDS encoding Hsp20 family protein — MRTVDFTPLYRNAIGFDRLFNMMEANTAKNSSGGYPPYNIEQKDDNHYRITMAVAGFADDQIDLTQKENMLIVKGERKADEGKNYVYQGIAERDFERKFQLADYVKVTGATMENGLLHVDLEREIPEAMKPRKIAINGSNLLEG; from the coding sequence ATGAGAACTGTAGATTTCACACCACTATACCGCAACGCAATTGGCTTCGATCGTCTATTCAACATGATGGAAGCAAACACAGCGAAAAACAGCTCAGGCGGTTACCCTCCATACAATATTGAACAGAAAGATGATAACCACTACCGCATTACAATGGCTGTAGCCGGTTTCGCTGATGACCAAATCGACCTTACTCAAAAAGAGAACATGCTGATCGTTAAAGGTGAGCGTAAAGCAGATGAGGGCAAGAACTACGTTTATCAAGGTATCGCAGAGCGTGATTTTGAGCGTAAGTTCCAATTGGCTGATTATGTGAAGGTAACTGGCGCAACAATGGAAAATGGCTTACTGCATGTGGACCTAGAGCGCGAAATCCCTGAAGCGATGAAACCTCGCAAGATTGCCATTAATGGCAGCAACTTGCTAGAAGGTTAA
- a CDS encoding thiamine phosphate synthase, with protein MQLLVPHQQIELTEKLQQCLSVAQQHGFATDSVMLGVSPTSCFQLQSDNTTTTITHDLGFGSDSDDYVDLQFHYNAQLTVDDYRASNTRSNQIFVGIEDSECDIDLWQHQGETRALRYDSSFNRDALEHFSWVVTLLALDFPIEDALTFSRAQLNVSRETWAHDYQVFPTPILDDARLNVRVGWAANAEQTQFPSMDKHQIGLYPVVDSVDWIEAVLKLGVKTTQLRIKDTRTPDLEAQVRRAIELGREYDAQVFINDYWQLAIKHGAYGVHLGQEDIEESNLSQLAQAGICLGLSTHGYYELLRIVQINPSYIALGHIFPTTTKQMPSKPQGLIRLAHYQSLIDSIPYTSESDLGYPTVAIGGIDLTNAKQVWQCGVSSLAVVRAITLADDPLAVKVQFDAVMSDRSRVVLESNYA; from the coding sequence ATGCAACTGCTCGTTCCGCATCAGCAGATCGAATTAACCGAGAAGTTACAGCAGTGTCTATCCGTTGCACAACAACATGGTTTTGCAACGGATTCAGTGATGTTGGGTGTAAGCCCAACATCTTGCTTTCAACTTCAAAGCGACAACACCACGACGACGATTACTCATGATCTAGGATTCGGTTCTGATAGTGATGATTACGTGGATCTTCAGTTTCACTATAACGCTCAGCTCACGGTTGATGATTATCGAGCGAGTAATACGCGTTCGAACCAAATCTTTGTTGGTATTGAAGATAGCGAATGCGACATTGACCTTTGGCAGCATCAAGGGGAAACTCGCGCACTTCGTTATGACTCGTCGTTCAACCGCGATGCGCTGGAGCATTTTTCTTGGGTCGTCACACTGCTCGCTCTCGATTTTCCGATTGAAGATGCGCTGACATTTTCCCGAGCACAGCTTAATGTTTCACGTGAAACATGGGCACATGATTACCAAGTGTTTCCTACACCGATCTTGGACGATGCCCGCTTGAACGTCCGTGTCGGGTGGGCGGCGAATGCTGAACAGACGCAGTTTCCATCCATGGATAAACACCAGATCGGTCTTTATCCAGTGGTTGATAGCGTTGATTGGATTGAAGCTGTACTCAAGCTAGGGGTTAAAACCACACAACTGCGAATCAAAGATACACGTACACCCGATCTAGAGGCTCAAGTGAGGCGAGCGATTGAGCTGGGGCGTGAGTATGATGCTCAAGTGTTTATCAACGACTACTGGCAACTCGCCATTAAGCATGGTGCATACGGCGTGCATCTTGGGCAAGAGGACATTGAAGAGTCGAACCTGAGCCAGTTAGCCCAAGCAGGCATTTGCCTTGGTTTATCAACACATGGTTACTATGAGCTATTGCGTATTGTTCAAATCAATCCGAGCTATATCGCTCTAGGGCATATATTCCCGACCACCACCAAACAGATGCCTTCAAAACCACAAGGTTTGATTCGTCTGGCGCACTATCAAAGTCTGATAGACTCGATTCCGTACACTAGCGAGAGTGACTTAGGTTATCCAACGGTAGCGATCGGCGGTATCGATTTAACCAATGCTAAGCAAGTATGGCAGTGTGGCGTATCAAGTTTAGCGGTGGTTAGAGCGATCACATTGGCCGATGACCCTCTGGCGGTTAAGGTGCAATTTGACGCGGTAATGAGTGATAGATCTCGCGTCGTATTGGAGTCAAACTATGCTTAG
- the thiS gene encoding sulfur carrier protein ThiS has protein sequence MNLINIVINDQAQQVEAQSSLEDIISQFSLPNLGCVFSINNQVISRDKWSSTLLSEGDAISLFQAIAGG, from the coding sequence ATGAACCTAATTAACATTGTGATTAACGACCAAGCGCAGCAAGTCGAAGCTCAATCGAGCTTAGAAGATATTATTAGTCAGTTTTCGTTGCCTAATTTAGGGTGCGTATTTTCTATTAACAACCAAGTTATTTCTCGTGATAAATGGTCATCAACCTTGCTTAGCGAAGGCGATGCGATTTCACTGTTTCAAGCAATTGCCGGAGGATAA
- the thiC gene encoding phosphomethylpyrimidine synthase ThiC, giving the protein MSNRKQARLEAKQFIDNLSVQPYPNSTKVYVEGSRPDIRVPMREISLSDTLIGGTKDQPIYEPNEAIRVYDTSGVYTDPEHEIDLYSGLPKLREAWIEERSDTELVDEVSSVYTKQRIEDETLDELRYGNLPRIRRANEGQCVTQLHYARKGIITPEMEYIAIRENMGRAKYRDQVLTQQHPGQHFGANLPQHITPEFVRQEVAEGRAIIPSNINHPESEPMIIGRNFLVKVNANIGNSSVSSSIEEEVEKLVWSTRWGGDTVMDLSTGRNIHETREWILRNSPVPIGTVPMYQALEKVNGIAENLNWEVMRDTLIEQAEQGVDYFTIHAGLLLRYVPMTAKRVTGIVSRGGSIIAKWCLAHHQESFLYTHFREICEICAKYDVALSLGDGLRPGSIADANDEAQFAELRTLGELTKVAWEYDVQVIIEGPGHVPMHMIKENMDEQLKHCHEAPFYTLGPLTTDIAPGYDHITSGIGAAMIGWYGCAMLCYVTPKEHLGLPNKDDVKTGLITYKLAAHAADLAKGHPGAQVRDNALSKARFEFRWEDQFNLSLDPDTARCFHDETLPQESGKVAHFCSMCGPKFCSMKISQEVREYAKDTEQVAADQAIEIKMLDNPLEGMRQKSQEFRNTGSELYHPAATLEED; this is encoded by the coding sequence ATGTCGAATCGCAAGCAAGCGAGACTGGAAGCCAAACAGTTTATTGATAACCTCTCTGTTCAACCATACCCAAATTCCACCAAGGTGTATGTTGAGGGATCTCGCCCTGATATTCGCGTGCCAATGCGCGAAATTTCGTTATCCGATACCTTGATTGGGGGGACAAAAGACCAACCTATTTACGAGCCAAACGAGGCCATTCGTGTCTATGATACCTCCGGTGTTTACACCGACCCAGAGCACGAAATTGACCTATATAGCGGCTTGCCGAAGCTACGTGAAGCGTGGATTGAAGAGCGCAGTGATACCGAGCTTGTTGATGAGGTGAGCTCGGTATACACCAAGCAGCGCATAGAAGATGAGACACTTGATGAGCTGCGCTATGGCAATTTGCCGCGTATTCGTCGAGCGAACGAGGGGCAATGTGTCACTCAGTTGCACTATGCACGCAAAGGTATCATCACTCCTGAGATGGAGTATATTGCCATTCGCGAGAACATGGGGCGCGCTAAATATCGCGATCAAGTGCTTACTCAACAGCACCCTGGTCAGCACTTTGGTGCTAATTTACCGCAACACATTACGCCTGAATTTGTACGTCAGGAGGTAGCCGAGGGGCGTGCCATTATCCCATCTAATATCAACCATCCAGAATCTGAGCCAATGATCATTGGCCGTAACTTCTTGGTTAAAGTGAATGCCAATATTGGTAACTCTTCTGTTTCGTCTTCAATCGAAGAGGAGGTGGAGAAACTGGTTTGGTCAACGCGCTGGGGAGGCGATACCGTCATGGATCTCTCGACTGGGCGAAATATTCACGAGACGCGAGAGTGGATTCTGCGCAACAGTCCCGTGCCTATCGGCACGGTTCCCATGTATCAAGCACTGGAGAAAGTGAATGGCATTGCTGAAAACCTCAACTGGGAGGTGATGAGAGATACGCTAATTGAGCAAGCAGAGCAGGGGGTAGATTACTTTACAATTCATGCAGGCTTACTCCTAAGATACGTTCCAATGACGGCAAAACGTGTGACAGGCATCGTCTCTCGTGGCGGCTCTATCATCGCTAAATGGTGTCTAGCGCACCATCAAGAGAGCTTCCTATACACCCATTTCCGTGAGATTTGTGAAATATGCGCCAAGTACGATGTTGCTCTTTCATTGGGTGATGGGCTGCGTCCTGGCTCGATTGCAGATGCCAATGATGAGGCGCAGTTCGCTGAGCTCCGTACTCTGGGTGAGCTGACCAAAGTCGCTTGGGAGTATGATGTTCAAGTGATTATCGAAGGCCCTGGTCACGTGCCGATGCATATGATTAAGGAGAACATGGATGAGCAGCTTAAGCATTGTCATGAAGCACCATTTTATACACTTGGTCCACTCACCACTGACATTGCACCTGGCTATGACCATATCACCTCAGGGATTGGGGCAGCGATGATTGGTTGGTATGGCTGCGCAATGCTGTGTTATGTGACGCCAAAAGAGCATCTGGGGCTGCCAAATAAAGATGACGTAAAGACAGGTTTAATTACCTACAAGCTTGCCGCTCATGCAGCAGACCTGGCTAAAGGCCATCCAGGGGCTCAAGTAAGAGATAATGCGCTCTCTAAAGCGCGCTTTGAGTTCCGTTGGGAAGACCAGTTCAATCTCTCTTTAGACCCGGATACCGCGCGTTGTTTCCACGACGAGACTCTTCCACAAGAGTCGGGTAAGGTCGCGCACTTTTGCTCTATGTGTGGGCCTAAGTTCTGTTCAATGAAGATTTCACAAGAAGTACGAGAGTACGCTAAAGACACCGAACAAGTCGCTGCTGACCAAGCCATCGAGATCAAAATGCTCGATAACCCGCTCGAAGGCATGCGTCAAAAATCACAAGAATTTCGTAATACTGGGTCAGAGCTCTATCACCCAGCCGCCACTTTAGAGGAAGACTAA
- a CDS encoding HesA/MoeB/ThiF family protein has translation MLSDQEFLRYQRQIALPNIGEHGQSRLSDSHVLIIGCGGLGSAAGLYLAAAGVGRVVLVDDDCVDSSNLQRQVVYRDVQVGQDKTAAMAEQLRQLNPLVNVRVINKRLAESQLNLEVMLADVVLDCTDNIQSRQLINRVCFNQSTPLVFASAIGWQGQFCVFDFASEKSAGCYRCIYPFDELPQAGKCSDSGIIGPVVGTMGNYQSLAAIQFLALGAFALKPNTLHLFDGLTMGWQQLSTSRDSTCLVCASSNSSHDNNEIAS, from the coding sequence ATGCTTAGCGACCAAGAATTCCTGCGCTACCAACGTCAGATCGCTTTGCCCAATATTGGAGAACACGGTCAATCCCGTTTGTCTGATAGCCACGTTTTGATTATCGGTTGTGGTGGTTTAGGCTCTGCGGCAGGTCTGTATCTTGCCGCTGCAGGCGTCGGCCGCGTGGTGCTGGTGGATGATGATTGCGTTGATTCGAGTAATCTTCAGCGACAAGTGGTGTATCGCGATGTACAGGTTGGACAAGACAAGACCGCCGCAATGGCCGAGCAACTTAGACAACTTAATCCGTTGGTGAACGTGCGTGTCATCAATAAGCGATTGGCCGAAAGTCAGCTAAACCTTGAGGTGATGCTAGCGGATGTCGTTCTTGATTGTACCGATAATATTCAATCTCGACAGCTGATCAATCGTGTCTGCTTTAATCAATCAACGCCGTTGGTATTTGCATCTGCTATCGGTTGGCAGGGACAGTTCTGTGTCTTTGACTTTGCATCAGAAAAAAGTGCTGGATGCTATCGATGTATCTATCCGTTTGATGAGCTACCACAGGCGGGTAAGTGTAGCGATAGTGGCATCATCGGCCCAGTGGTTGGCACCATGGGTAATTATCAATCCCTAGCTGCCATTCAGTTTCTCGCTCTCGGCGCCTTTGCACTCAAGCCTAATACCTTACACCTGTTTGATGGATTAACCATGGGCTGGCAACAGCTCTCAACAAGCAGGGATAGTACCTGTTTGGTTTGTGCATCATCAAATTCAAGCCATGATAATAATGAGATCGCATCATGA
- the crcB gene encoding fluoride efflux transporter CrcB: protein MGQLSILGFIALGGAFGACSRYLVSELCVQLFGRGFPYGTLTVNVVGSFAMGCLIAAFENEMLATEPWRQIIGLGFLGALTTFSTFSMDNVLLMQQGAFFKMGLNVLLNVLLSISAAWIGFQFLIKS from the coding sequence ATGGGGCAACTTTCCATTTTGGGCTTTATTGCACTTGGTGGCGCATTTGGTGCTTGTTCTAGATATTTAGTTTCGGAGTTGTGTGTACAGCTTTTTGGTCGTGGATTCCCTTATGGCACACTGACAGTCAATGTGGTGGGTTCTTTTGCTATGGGTTGCTTGATTGCCGCATTCGAAAACGAGATGCTTGCTACCGAACCATGGCGTCAGATCATCGGGCTTGGCTTTCTAGGCGCGCTGACGACCTTCTCGACTTTCTCAATGGACAACGTGCTGCTGATGCAGCAGGGGGCATTCTTTAAGATGGGATTGAATGTCTTGTTGAATGTCTTGCTAAGTATTTCGGCAGCATGGATCGGCTTTCAATTTTTGATAAAGAGCTAA